In the Theobroma cacao cultivar B97-61/B2 chromosome 1, Criollo_cocoa_genome_V2, whole genome shotgun sequence genome, one interval contains:
- the LOC18614576 gene encoding putative disease resistance RPP13-like protein 1 yields the protein MEGAAGSVMDSILGSLFHYLLDKLSSPDLMRFARQEQLLTQLKKLEKLLRQINALLADAEEKQTTSPAVKHWLSDLKDVAYDADDVIDELATEALRRELMAEPGSSMATSKVWKFIPTCFSPSVIKFSSKIGSKIEEITGRLQYIAALKNDVNLVEDAGERRQKVLRRLPTTSLVNESHIYGRDRDKQAIVELLVDSGAVGVGRIGVVPIVGMGGVGKTTLAQLVYNDARVESWFELRVWICVSEEFDGVRVTKTMLQAVTLESCNLKDLNLLQLRLKDKLCGKKFLIVLDDIWNENYEQWDLFSRPFAAGAIGSKILVTTRSEGVASIMSTCGSYHLQVLSNDDCLSLFTWHALGSRGFGGYPNLKEIAEEIVRRCNGLPLAGKALGGLLRNRLDPGEWKDILNSKIWDLPEDRSGIVPALRLSYHHLPSHLKQCFTYCAIFPKVYEFDKDELVRLWMAEGFLQQPKGPKKMEDLGLEYFHDLLSRSFFQQSSSNETRFVMHDLINDLAQSVCGELCFNTAGTFEDVKCNGSTEKIRHLSFIRQQYDVSKRFEAFYLHKMKNLRTFISLPIYTSSWAAGCYLSSHVLHLLLPGLRCLRVLSLSGYCIDELPYSIDQLKHLRYLNLSHARIKSLPESVGSLFNLQSLILHGCKELTKLPQDIVNLINLHVLDLTDTDKLQEMPQGIGNLAKLQILPKFIVGKNKGVRGLKGLSQLRGELSIVGLENLVGTEDAKNAILKDKNSLDGLDLQWRCNSFDSQNDEDKMHVLDMLQPHKNLKRLRISFYGGKSFPSWLGDSSWASMVTINLHNCRKSKSLPSLGTLPSLKRLCIEGMNEVQNVDFEFYGNAFISFKPFPSLEILWFQHMLQWENWFSPHRANGDAGKEFPQLHELLIEDCPKLIGKLPSFLFSLLKLTVRNCPILEGLSTGLPSLCELSIEACNEKVLTGMLYLTSLTTLRISKMPEIMRLPHGIVLFSENEKDLPCSFGDTNCGNWEKLPCGLQGLMSLKNLHIESCPKLVSFAGTGLPPTLRVLKLKNCSALKYLPDWMMMSSCKSNECFEELEIEGCPLTSFPRLFPTSLRKLKIRDCNDLQSLPEGMMQTENSTSNMPLLENLEIVDCSSLISFPEGKLPTSLKVLKISDCLQLDPIFDRTLHNGASLEYISIWNNKNLTRLPKCLCSLTCLKELSIGYCPSLESFPVTVLPFPKLRELDIFNCINLKYLPNQMQNLTALQCLTICDCPNLMCLPKGGFPPNLLLLEIWDCKNLKEPMSEWNLHSLSYLRDLSIAGAPDIVSFPDKNCLLPTTLVSLFIARLDNLEFLSTGLQNLTSLEDFEVAQCPKLRYLPREGLPATLGRFRIRECSLLRQKCLKDKGACWPLIAHIPCVEIDVMDI from the exons ATGGAAGGTGCGGCCGGTAGTGTCATGGACTCCATTCTCGGTTCTCTGTTTCATTACCTTCTTGACAAATTGTCATCTCCTGACTTGATGAGGTTCGCAAGGCAAGAGCAGCTGTTAACTCAGCTGAAAAAGTTGGAGAAGCTGTTGCGCCAAATCAACGCGTTGCTTGCCGATGCGGAAGAGAAGCAAACGACGAGTCCTGCAGTAAAACATTGGCTCAGCGATTTGAAAGACGTTGCGTACGATGCTGATGATGTCATCGATGAACTAGCCACTGAGGCTTTGCGGCGGGAATTGATGGCGGAGCCTGGGTCATCGATGGCCACCTCTAAGGTATGGAAATTCATCCCAACTTGTTTCAGTCCAAGTGTAATCAAGTTTAGCAGCAAAATTGGGTCCAAAATAGAGGAAATTACTGGTAGATTGCAGTACATAGCTGCATTGAAGAATGATGTCAATTTAGTGGAGGATGCTGGGGAAAGGCGTCAGAAAGTGCTACGGAGACTGCCCACCACTTCTCTTGTTAATGAATCTCATATTTATGGGAGGGACAGAGATAAACAAGCTATTGTTGAGTTGTTGGTGGATAGTGGTGCAGTGGGTGTCGGTCGAATTGGTGTGGTTCCAATTGTTGGTATGGGGGGAGTGGGCAAAACTACTCTTGCTCAGTTAGTTTACAATGATGCCAGAGTTGAAAGTTGGTTTGAATTGAGAGTTTGGATTTGTGTTTCTGAGGAATTCGATGGTGTTAGAGTGACAAAGACAATGCTGCAGGCTGTTACTTTAGAGAGTTGCAATTTGAAGGATTTAAATTTGCTCCAATTGAGGCTAAAGGATAAACTATGTGGAAAGAAGTTCTTGATTGTTTTAGATGACATTTGGAATGAGAATTACGAGCAATGGGATCTTTTCAGCAGACCCTTCGCAGCCGGTGCAATTGGAAGTAAGATACTGGTGACAACTCGAAGTGAAGGTGTTGCATCCATAATGTCTACTTGTGGGTCATACCATTTGCAGGTATTGTCAAATGATGATTGTTTGTCTTTGTTCACCTGGCATGCTCTTGGATCAAGAGGGTTTGGTGGGTATCCTAATCTAAAAGAAATTGCTGAAGAAATAGTACGAAGGTGCAATGGTTTGCCTCTAGCGGGTAAGGCCCTGGGAGGTCTCCTACGCAACAGACTAGATCCTGGTGAGTGGAAAGACATACTAAATAGCAAGATATGGGATTTACCAGAAGATAGGAGTGGAATTGTTCCAGCTCTGAGGCTGAGCTACCATCACCTTCCTTCCCACTTGAAGCAATGCTTTACTTATTGTGCCATATTTCCAAAAGTCTATGAATTTGACAAGGATGAGTTAGTTCGACTATGGATGGCAGAAGGTTTCTTGCAACAGCCTAAAGGACCAAAAAAGATGGAGGATTTGGGTCTTGAATATTTTCATGACTTACTGTCAAGATCATTTTTCCAACAGTCAAGTAGTAATGAAACAAGATTTGTGATGCATGATCTCATAAATGATCTAGCTCAATCTGTTTGTGGGGAGCTATGCTTTAACACTGCAGGTACATTTGAGGATGTGAAATGCAATGGAAGTACTGAAAAGATTCGCCATTTGTCATTCATTCGTCAGCAATATGATGTTTcaaaaagatttgaagccTTCTATCTTCATAAAATGAAGAACCTGCGAACTTTTATATCATTGCCAATTTATACATCTTCTTGGGCAGCTGGTTGCTACTTAAGTAGCCATGTCTTACACCTATTGCTTCCAGGATTAAGATGCTTAAGAGTACTCAGTTTGAGTGGTTATTGCATTGACGAACTCCCATATTCAATTGATCAATTGAAGCATTTACGGTACCTAAACTTATCTCATGCTAGAATTAAATCATTACCTGAATCTGTGGGTTCTCTCTTCAACTTACAATCATTGATACTTCATGGGTGCAAGGAACTTACTAAGTTGCCACAAGACATTGTTAATCTAATTAACCTTCATGTTCTTGATCTTACTGATACTGATAAATTACAAGAGATGCCACAGGGGATTGGGAATTTAGCAAAGCTTCAGATTCTGCCCAAATTCATTGTGGGAAAGAACAAGGGCGTTAGAGGATTGAAGGGCTTGTCGCAACTGCGAGGGGAACTTTCGATTGTGGGGTTGGAAAATTTGGTGGGCACTGAAGATGCTAAAAATGCTATTCTGAAGGATAAAAACAGCCTTGATGGGCTAGATTTGCAATGGAGGTGCAATTCTTTTGATTCCCAAAATGATGAAGATAAAATGCATGTTTTGGACATGCTGCAGCCGCATAAAAATCTGAAGAGGCTTAGAATTTCATTCTATGGTGGTAAAAGTTTTCCATCTTGGTTAGGTGATTCTTCATGGGCTAGCATGGTTACCATAAACCTCCATAATTGCAGAAAAAGTAAGTCACTTCCATCACTCGGGACATTACCCTCACTGAAAAGATTATGCATAGAAGGCATGAATGAAGTCCAAAATGTAGATTTTGAGTTTTATGGAAATgcctttatttcttttaagcCTTTTCCGTCCTTAGAGATTTTATGGTTTCAGCATATGTTGCAGTGGGAAAACTGGTTTTCTCCCCATAGAGCTAATGGAGATGCAGGGAAAGAATTTCCTCAACTCCATGAACTATTAATAGAGGATTGTCCTAAGTTGATTGGGAAGTTACCcagctttcttttttcccttttgaaGCTTACTGTTAGGAATTGCCCAATTTTGGAAGGTTTATCTACAGGTCTCCCATCACTTTGTGAATTAAGTATTGAAGCTTGCAATGAGAAGGTGCTGACAGGCATGCTCTACCTCACCTCCCTAACAACATTGAGAATCAGCAAGATGCCAGAGATTATGCGTTTGCCACATGGGATTGTACTGTTTTCAG AAAATGAGAAGGATCTACCTTGCAGCTTTGGAGACACGAATTGTGGTAACTGGGAGAAGTTGCCTTGTGGTCTTCAAGGGCTCATGTCTCTCAAAAATTTGCACATTGAGTCCTGTCCGAAACTTGTCTCCTTTGCAGGGACAGGTTTGCCGCCCACACTTAGAGTTCTTAAGCTCAAAAATTGTTCAGCACTGAAGTACCTACCTGATTGGATGATGATGTCTAGTTGCAAAAGCAATGAGTGTTTTGAAGAGTTGGAGATTGAAGGGTGTCCTCTCACATCTTTTCCGAGGTTGTTTCCCACCTCGCTTAGAAAGCTGAAAATCCGAGATTGTAATGATTTACAGTCTTTACCTGAGGGGATGATGCAGACTGAAAATAGCACAAGCAACATGCCTCTTCTTGAGAATTTGGAGATTGTTGATTGCTCTTCTCTCATTTCCTTTCCTGAAGGTAAATTACCTACCAGCCTTAAGGTCCTTAAGATTTCAGATTGCTTGCAGTTGGACCCTATTTTTGACCGGACACTTCACAACGGTGCTTCACTTGAATATATTAGCATATGGAACAATAAAAATCTGACAAGATTGCCTAAATGCCTATGCAGTCTCACATGTCTGAAGGAATTAAGTATAGGTTACTGTCCATCTTTGGAATCCTTCCCGGTGACAGTCCTTCCATTTCCCAAGCTGAGAGAATTGGACATTTTCAATTGCATCAATCTCAAGTATTTGCCCAATCAGATGCAAAACCTCACTGCACTTCAATGTCTAACAATTTGTGACTGTCCCAATCTCATGTGCCTTCCAAAGGGGGGTTTTCCGCCTAATTTGTTGTTACTTGAGATATGGGATTGTAAAAATCTGAAGGAGCCCATGTCGGAATGGAATTTACACTCTTTAAGCTATCTAAGAGACTTAAGCATTGCTGGGGCACCAGATATAGTTTCGTTTCCTGATAAAAACTGTCTACTTCCTACTACTTTAGTTTCTCTGTTCATTGCAAGACTTGATAATCTGGAATTCCTATCTACGGGGCTCCAAAATTTGACCTCACTCGAAGACTTTGAGGTTGCCCAATGTCCTAAGCTTAGATACTTGCCAAGGGAAGGCTTGCCTGCAACACTTGGAAGATTTCGTATCAGGGAATGTTCACTTTTAAGACAAAAATGCTTAAAGGATAAAGGAGCATGTTGGCCTTTGATAGCCCACATTCCTTGCGTGGAGATTGATGTCATGGATATATAA